A portion of the Tenacibaculum todarodis genome contains these proteins:
- a CDS encoding glycosyltransferase, with protein MKRIIVSVTNDLSTDQRVDKVCNTLHNNNFNVLLIGRKLPNSFKLDRKYNTKRINLLFNTGFLFYAEYNFRIFFLLLFSKKDILLSNDLDTLLANFLVGKIQRKKLVYDSHELFTESPELINKPFVKYVWLKLENLILPKLENCYTVCKSIADFYNKKHKTNFKVVRNLPVKKTIKKGKISFSTKTKKIIIYQGSLNIGRGLELMINVMKHLNNHIFIIIGSGDVYEDLKNKTTKENLNDKVKFLGKLTPKELHKITPLADLGISLEENLGLNYRYALPNKIFDYIQAEVPVLVSNLPEMKRVIIDYKVGEIINDRAPKKLANQIKKILERDFSSELKKAKEKLVWEKEEPKLLSVFENC; from the coding sequence TTGAAAAGAATAATTGTTTCTGTTACTAATGACTTGTCTACCGACCAACGTGTAGATAAAGTTTGTAATACATTACATAATAATAATTTTAATGTACTTTTAATTGGAAGAAAATTACCTAATAGTTTTAAATTAGATAGAAAATACAACACTAAAAGAATTAATTTACTTTTTAATACTGGTTTTTTATTTTATGCTGAATATAATTTTAGAATCTTCTTTTTGTTACTTTTCTCAAAAAAAGACATCTTACTATCGAACGATTTAGATACTCTTTTAGCTAATTTTTTAGTCGGTAAAATTCAACGTAAAAAACTGGTTTATGATAGTCACGAACTGTTTACAGAATCTCCAGAATTGATTAACAAACCTTTTGTAAAATACGTTTGGTTAAAATTAGAAAATCTGATCTTACCTAAACTAGAAAACTGCTATACAGTTTGCAAAAGCATTGCTGACTTCTATAACAAAAAACACAAAACAAACTTTAAAGTTGTTAGAAATTTACCAGTTAAAAAAACTATTAAAAAGGGCAAAATTTCTTTTTCTACTAAAACTAAAAAAATAATTATTTATCAAGGTTCCCTTAATATTGGTCGTGGTTTAGAATTAATGATTAATGTAATGAAACATCTTAATAACCATATCTTTATAATTATTGGAAGTGGTGATGTTTATGAAGATTTAAAAAACAAAACTACTAAAGAGAATCTTAATGACAAGGTGAAGTTTTTAGGCAAATTAACCCCAAAAGAATTGCATAAAATAACACCTTTAGCTGATCTAGGAATTAGCTTAGAAGAAAATTTAGGTTTAAATTATCGTTACGCATTACCCAATAAAATATTTGATTATATACAAGCTGAGGTTCCCGTTTTAGTTTCTAATTTACCAGAAATGAAACGTGTTATTATAGATTACAAGGTTGGTGAAATTATTAACGACAGAGCTCCTAAAAAACTAGCAAATCAGATAAAAAAAATACTTGAAAGAGATTTTTCTTCGGAATTAAAAAAAGCTAAAGAAAAATTAGTTTGGGAAAAAGAAGAACCTAAATTGCTTAGTGTTTTTGAAAACTGTTAG
- a CDS encoding phage integrase SAM-like domain-containing protein, translating into MARIKFILQGKSSNSQIYLRLSLSKYVSFKRKTGYSIDYKDWSKSTGFPKSNDPFNKNLKVDLKNLEVFVEKELNVSNTNGMDVTSLWLKDSIANFLGKSEAKELDYLVDYTKQYIERLRNKSNNNGQKGVSEATIKKRTTILNKIVKFQNHTKRKFKVKDVDLKFREEFIEFLDSEEKLSEGTIGKYLKEVKTICFDAQKNNIDVSSQLIHFKGFNVDSIHVTLSFDEIKEIQKTKFEDKYLELAKKWLIIGCYTGQRVSDLMRMNKSMIEKHREYEFIVLTQKKTKKIVQIPIHNEVKSILDSLDGNFPDVFSENESSNSALFNKYLKLVCKDAKLTYLAEGKLRNEETERLEIGKFPKYKLVSSHICRRSFATNFYAQRRYPTPLLMNITAHSTEKMFLKYIGKKPIDYGLQLAKIWAEDI; encoded by the coding sequence ATGGCGAGGATAAAATTCATTTTACAAGGTAAAAGTTCTAATTCACAAATCTATTTACGATTATCTCTCAGCAAATATGTTTCTTTTAAAAGAAAGACTGGATATTCAATAGATTATAAAGATTGGAGTAAATCAACAGGTTTTCCAAAGTCTAACGACCCGTTTAATAAGAATTTAAAGGTGGACTTAAAGAATCTTGAAGTATTTGTTGAGAAAGAGCTGAATGTTTCAAATACAAATGGAATGGATGTAACTTCATTATGGCTAAAAGATTCAATTGCAAATTTTTTAGGTAAGTCAGAAGCTAAAGAACTTGATTACTTAGTAGATTATACAAAGCAATATATTGAAAGACTTAGGAATAAGTCTAATAATAATGGACAGAAAGGAGTGTCTGAAGCTACTATAAAAAAGAGAACTACTATTCTTAATAAGATTGTTAAATTTCAAAATCATACTAAAAGAAAATTTAAAGTTAAAGATGTCGATTTAAAGTTTAGAGAAGAATTTATAGAGTTTTTAGATTCTGAAGAGAAGTTGTCTGAAGGAACAATTGGTAAGTATTTAAAAGAAGTAAAAACAATTTGTTTTGATGCTCAAAAAAATAATATAGATGTTAGTTCTCAGTTGATTCACTTTAAGGGTTTTAATGTAGATTCAATTCATGTAACATTGTCTTTTGATGAAATTAAGGAGATTCAGAAAACAAAATTTGAAGACAAGTATTTAGAGTTGGCGAAAAAATGGCTAATAATAGGTTGCTATACAGGTCAGAGGGTTTCTGATTTAATGAGAATGAATAAAAGCATGATTGAAAAGCATCGAGAATATGAGTTTATTGTGTTAACTCAAAAGAAAACTAAAAAAATTGTGCAAATACCGATTCACAATGAAGTAAAATCTATTTTAGATTCTTTAGATGGTAATTTTCCTGATGTTTTTAGTGAGAATGAGAGTAGTAATTCAGCTTTGTTTAATAAATATTTAAAATTGGTTTGTAAAGACGCTAAACTTACTTATTTAGCTGAAGGCAAGCTTAGAAATGAAGAGACAGAGAGATTAGAGATTGGTAAGTTTCCAAAATATAAATTAGTTTCTTCTCATATTTGTAGAAGGTCGTTTGCAACGAATTTTTATGCGCAAAGAAGGTATCCAACACCATTATTAATGAACATTACAGCACATTCAACCGAAAAGATGTTCTTAAAATATATAGGAAAGAAACCGATAGATTACGGGCTCCAGTTAGCTAAGATATGGGCTGAAGATATTTAG
- a CDS encoding DUF6576 domain-containing protein, translating to MYRSIDKILDKINKVGLNNLSYDEKTYLKQYNSNSIDKGLEDWLFGKQEDSYDDNGNKLLYDEFDDSEDIFHNHIKLKRVISKVLNKHSFTNNADWGGADVWGLKTIDNITGLFIYLGDDEDFVLLNRRINEEEDYEDTVLQTITNNIELNVLFLDHINP from the coding sequence ATGTATAGATCAATAGATAAGATACTCGATAAAATAAATAAAGTTGGACTTAATAATTTGTCTTACGATGAAAAGACTTACTTAAAACAATATAATTCAAATTCAATAGATAAAGGGCTGGAGGATTGGTTGTTTGGTAAACAAGAAGACTCTTATGATGATAATGGTAATAAGTTATTATATGATGAGTTTGATGATAGTGAAGATATTTTTCATAATCATATTAAATTAAAACGAGTGATTTCAAAAGTGTTAAATAAACATTCGTTTACGAATAATGCAGATTGGGGAGGTGCAGATGTTTGGGGGCTTAAAACAATTGATAATATTACTGGATTATTTATTTATCTTGGAGATGATGAAGATTTTGTACTATTAAATAGGAGAATTAATGAAGAGGAGGATTACGAAGACACGGTTTTACAAACTATAACTAATAATATAGAGTTGAATGTTTTGTTTTTGGATCATATAAATCCTTGA
- a CDS encoding ATP-binding protein, which translates to MSKFRIEPQPGSILGSLRSIGYNLKTALSDIIDNSIAAEAKRIEIVNNDFKVENAHLEWMAIVDDGLGMTSETMIKALTLGGEGIEKERNAEDLGRFGLGLKTASFSQCRKLTLISKKETINSFVFDLDYISKNGWEIYSIENQENLIQKINARIENKEILKGENWTIVYWGNLDKIQINSISSFHLELSKVRNHIGLIYHKFNNSVSIRLNGTLVNYWNPYSTAISSQEKNFKYGSGNETYSLKGHVLKHSSEFNNKSEYGDQSKIGTFNQNQGFFVYRNNRLIYRGSWLGLFNKEHHYILARVEINLSNSLSSDLAWGVNISKSSVSIPKFAEADIRAECNRIRTEANNTFRFHGGLKKHKVRRKSAEAKIQPIWNFESKGTKIGEKNQYKINVKHPLLDNFLKKHVSNKQANNEFKQILKYLENYLPIDNIFARKANNEVEQPLEDDSEIFEKFKRFMSIYEEDMGANEAFSILINVEPFNSLSFNEERLIEMGVDVSQL; encoded by the coding sequence ATGAGTAAATTTAGAATTGAACCTCAACCAGGGAGTATATTAGGGTCACTCAGGAGTATTGGGTATAACTTAAAAACAGCTTTGTCTGATATAATTGATAACTCTATTGCTGCAGAAGCAAAAAGAATAGAAATTGTAAATAACGATTTCAAGGTGGAAAATGCTCATTTAGAATGGATGGCAATTGTTGATGATGGTTTAGGTATGACATCTGAAACAATGATTAAAGCTCTAACTTTAGGGGGTGAAGGAATTGAAAAAGAAAGAAACGCTGAAGATCTAGGGAGGTTTGGGTTAGGTTTGAAAACGGCTAGTTTCTCTCAATGCAGGAAGTTAACGCTAATTTCAAAAAAAGAAACGATCAATAGTTTTGTTTTTGATTTAGATTATATTAGTAAAAATGGATGGGAAATTTATTCTATAGAAAATCAGGAAAACTTAATACAAAAAATAAATGCTAGAATTGAAAATAAAGAAATTCTTAAAGGTGAAAATTGGACGATTGTTTATTGGGGAAATTTAGACAAAATACAAATTAATTCTATTTCCAGCTTTCATTTGGAACTTTCTAAAGTGCGAAATCATATTGGATTAATTTATCATAAATTTAATAATTCTGTTTCTATTAGGTTAAATGGCACTCTTGTTAATTATTGGAATCCCTACAGTACTGCCATTTCTAGTCAAGAAAAGAATTTTAAGTATGGTTCAGGGAATGAGACATACTCTTTAAAAGGTCACGTATTAAAGCATTCTAGTGAATTTAATAATAAAAGCGAATACGGAGATCAATCTAAGATTGGGACTTTTAATCAGAACCAAGGTTTCTTTGTCTATAGAAATAATAGATTAATTTACCGTGGAAGTTGGTTAGGGCTTTTTAACAAAGAACATCATTATATCTTAGCAAGAGTTGAAATTAATTTATCTAATAGTTTATCTTCTGATTTGGCATGGGGTGTAAATATAAGTAAGTCATCCGTTTCCATTCCTAAGTTTGCAGAAGCAGATATAAGAGCGGAATGTAATAGAATTAGAACAGAAGCTAATAATACATTTAGATTTCATGGAGGATTAAAGAAACATAAAGTTAGAAGAAAGAGTGCTGAAGCTAAAATACAGCCAATATGGAACTTTGAATCTAAGGGGACTAAAATTGGAGAAAAGAATCAGTATAAAATTAACGTTAAACATCCATTATTAGATAATTTTTTGAAAAAACATGTTTCTAATAAACAAGCTAATAATGAGTTTAAACAAATTTTAAAGTACTTAGAAAATTACTTGCCAATTGATAATATTTTTGCAAGAAAAGCAAATAATGAAGTTGAACAGCCCTTAGAAGATGATAGTGAAATTTTTGAAAAATTTAAAAGGTTTATGTCTATATACGAAGAAGATATGGGAGCAAATGAAGCCTTTTCAATTTTAATTAATGTTGAACCATTTAATAGTCTGTCTTTTAACGAAGAGCGATTAATTGAAATGGGAGTAGATGTAAGTCAACTATAA
- a CDS encoding Z1 domain-containing protein, producing MENKEIKDAVQSNLLNLISRGVEITNAVIRERVNRYHPMYPVDEYPNIKWERIINELETHHTITIGVSETLYNNHRIPWVRNYKQNNPNLLDFPFWNNYKRYLTEIQHLPQTVVDEIDQSTDAILDGMSNPNEGKNFEKKGLVIGYVQSGKTGNYVGLINKAIDVGYKFIVVLAGMHNNLRQQTQFRIDQGVNGIQRINGETKPVGVGTLLNRFNTQTQTLTTADVNGDFNSAAANMNGINFNVDTPLIAVIKKNIHPLTNMNKWLENVIGINKETQSDKTVLIIDDEADQASINNNFKPEDLNAPLIDDEGNEDEANTPSAISGGIVNLMNKFSRRCYTGYTATPYANVLIPLDNPHHQSIFPEDFIVRLKQPSNYLGPEKYFEQGLPGILQIDSSEGFSDELKAFKKEEIEELNIPNSLKMATKQFIISGALRFFRDQQNSHMSMLIHVSHLTRIQNHLGVVFRDYWSELKGAIENNNEKLWEDLKSLYQGKKVNGLISEIQSQKKYTSEYSANESFQNNNFDLPIDFSELRDYVRSFVAAVEILVVNGNKINKGQSLDYHLHPNGRKVIAIGGNTMSRGLTLEGLHTSYFIRHARTFDTLMQMGRWFGYRSNYADLCRVITSSDIATDFSEICLADTTMNENISAMIRSNASPRDFLIKIRQSTTSLSVTSKMGVGGEMQISWAGGEVITNLLTRNSETILNNHNVVIDLISKIENKCQINKSDNKLVFENVFLEGELDYFKDNFIVENNNGSLELSKIFEFYKKSGFDTVNVVIVGRKSGVKGNYSFLGKKMGLAQRNSKDPEYYPHFKVPNGKLTDASYIASFIEVNKIGLTEKEQRSPSITCTYLSKPIITFVALDPEYFYSNIKVERSESPSLENMHKGLQDLIDQESGGYSSIPYGLSIATPSKKPGSGLINNNSVSVLVNQMVKENI from the coding sequence ATGGAAAACAAAGAAATTAAAGATGCAGTTCAAAGTAACTTACTCAACCTAATAAGTAGAGGTGTAGAAATCACAAATGCAGTTATAAGAGAAAGAGTGAACAGATATCACCCTATGTATCCTGTGGATGAATATCCTAATATAAAATGGGAGAGAATTATCAATGAATTAGAAACTCATCATACTATAACTATTGGAGTTAGTGAAACATTGTATAATAATCATAGGATTCCTTGGGTTAGAAATTATAAGCAAAATAATCCTAATTTATTAGATTTTCCATTCTGGAATAATTACAAGAGGTACTTAACAGAAATACAACATTTACCTCAAACAGTTGTAGATGAAATTGATCAAAGCACGGATGCAATACTTGATGGAATGTCAAACCCTAATGAAGGTAAAAATTTCGAAAAGAAAGGCCTAGTTATCGGTTATGTTCAATCGGGAAAAACTGGTAATTATGTTGGGTTAATTAATAAAGCTATAGATGTAGGGTATAAATTTATAGTTGTATTGGCAGGTATGCATAACAATTTGCGTCAACAAACTCAATTTAGAATAGATCAAGGAGTTAATGGAATTCAAAGGATTAATGGTGAGACAAAACCTGTAGGGGTAGGGACTTTATTAAATAGGTTTAATACGCAAACTCAAACGTTAACCACAGCTGATGTAAATGGCGATTTCAATTCAGCAGCTGCCAATATGAATGGAATTAATTTTAATGTTGATACTCCATTAATCGCTGTAATTAAGAAGAATATACACCCTTTAACAAATATGAATAAGTGGTTAGAGAATGTAATAGGGATTAATAAAGAAACTCAATCTGATAAAACGGTTTTAATTATTGATGATGAAGCTGATCAAGCAAGTATAAATAATAACTTTAAACCTGAAGACTTAAACGCTCCTTTAATTGATGATGAAGGGAATGAAGATGAAGCTAATACCCCAAGCGCTATAAGTGGAGGGATAGTTAATTTGATGAATAAATTCAGTAGAAGGTGCTATACTGGTTATACTGCAACACCTTATGCTAATGTTTTAATACCTTTAGATAATCCTCATCACCAAAGTATATTTCCAGAAGACTTTATTGTTAGGCTAAAACAGCCTTCAAATTATTTAGGGCCTGAAAAATATTTTGAACAAGGATTGCCAGGAATACTGCAAATAGATAGTTCAGAAGGTTTTTCCGATGAACTGAAAGCTTTTAAAAAAGAAGAAATTGAAGAGTTAAATATTCCAAACTCTTTGAAAATGGCTACGAAACAATTTATAATCTCTGGCGCATTACGTTTTTTTAGGGATCAACAAAATTCACATATGTCTATGCTTATCCATGTATCCCATTTGACTAGGATACAAAATCATTTAGGAGTTGTTTTTAGAGATTATTGGAGTGAATTAAAGGGAGCTATTGAAAATAATAATGAAAAACTGTGGGAGGATTTGAAATCATTATATCAAGGTAAAAAGGTAAATGGATTGATAAGTGAAATTCAAAGTCAAAAAAAATACACTAGTGAATACTCAGCAAATGAATCTTTTCAAAATAATAATTTTGATCTTCCAATAGATTTTAGTGAATTAAGAGATTACGTAAGAAGTTTTGTTGCAGCAGTTGAAATTTTAGTAGTTAATGGAAATAAAATTAATAAAGGGCAAAGTTTAGATTATCATTTACATCCAAATGGTCGTAAAGTAATTGCTATAGGAGGTAACACTATGTCAAGGGGCTTAACTCTAGAGGGGTTACACACCAGTTATTTTATTAGGCACGCAAGGACATTTGATACTTTAATGCAAATGGGACGTTGGTTTGGGTACAGATCTAATTATGCGGATTTATGCAGAGTAATAACCTCTTCAGATATAGCAACTGATTTCAGTGAGATCTGTTTAGCAGATACCACAATGAATGAAAATATTTCAGCAATGATTAGAAGTAACGCTTCTCCAAGAGATTTTTTAATAAAAATTAGACAGTCAACGACAAGTTTGTCGGTCACATCTAAAATGGGTGTTGGAGGTGAAATGCAGATCAGTTGGGCTGGTGGAGAAGTTATAACGAATTTATTGACAAGAAATTCAGAAACTATTTTAAATAATCACAATGTTGTAATTGATTTAATTTCTAAAATTGAAAACAAATGTCAAATAAATAAATCTGATAATAAGTTAGTTTTTGAGAACGTTTTTTTAGAAGGCGAGTTAGATTATTTCAAAGATAATTTTATAGTTGAAAACAATAATGGTAGTCTAGAATTATCTAAGATATTTGAGTTTTATAAAAAATCTGGTTTTGATACAGTTAATGTAGTTATTGTGGGAAGAAAATCAGGAGTAAAAGGAAATTACTCGTTTCTTGGTAAAAAAATGGGTCTTGCACAAAGAAATAGCAAGGATCCCGAATATTATCCGCATTTTAAAGTTCCAAACGGCAAACTTACTGACGCTTCATATATAGCTAGTTTTATTGAGGTTAATAAAATTGGTCTAACAGAAAAAGAACAACGATCACCTTCAATAACTTGTACATATCTTAGTAAACCAATTATAACTTTTGTTGCTCTTGATCCAGAATATTTTTATAGTAACATTAAAGTGGAAAGAAGCGAATCTCCTTCTTTGGAAAATATGCACAAAGGGTTGCAGGATTTAATTGATCAGGAAAGTGGAGGTTATTCGTCAATACCTTATGGATTATCTATTGCTACTCCATCTAAAAAACCAGGTAGTGGACTTATTAACAATAATTCAGTATCAGTTTTAGTAAATCAAATGGTAAAAGAAAATATTTAA
- a CDS encoding PD-(D/E)XK motif protein, producing the protein MNIKKIFSELIVSESSSGKYNTRLIDFDEANRYKTILAIDKLSDNQKCVLLQLKNGGKSSQVIINNINTLDSIQIDTFPVPDPGTTELDTYYSIKLDRNTEEDIFYTFLTDIIETAKKSISELVILDILKRVKSWMNFFKAKKTGVLTESSQIGLFAELTVLKVLLEENPKDILDVVTSWVGPKNQNQDFIFPNTQAVEVKCTTKNNRYEVKINNEFQLDGTGLSGLFLVVYQVKRHKITEASSLPSLPKIIEEIENLLIHDTDAKFEFAGLLLEVGYLAEAEIEYLDFGFQIINEPEIYDVNTRFPKLARVSIPNSIKKIEYNLNLQDQPTLDLTLNNLITL; encoded by the coding sequence ATGAACATAAAGAAAATATTTTCAGAATTAATAGTTAGTGAATCTTCTAGCGGTAAATATAATACTAGATTAATAGATTTCGATGAAGCTAATAGGTACAAAACAATTTTAGCTATAGATAAATTATCTGATAATCAAAAGTGCGTTTTATTGCAATTGAAAAATGGAGGTAAGAGTTCGCAGGTTATCATTAATAATATCAATACTTTGGATAGTATTCAAATAGATACTTTCCCAGTTCCCGATCCAGGTACAACAGAATTAGATACTTATTACAGTATAAAGCTTGATAGAAATACGGAAGAAGATATTTTTTACACTTTTTTAACTGATATCATAGAGACTGCAAAAAAGTCTATTTCAGAGTTAGTTATTTTAGATATCTTGAAAAGAGTTAAATCTTGGATGAACTTTTTTAAAGCTAAAAAAACAGGAGTTTTAACAGAAAGTAGTCAGATAGGATTATTCGCAGAACTAACAGTATTGAAGGTTTTGTTAGAGGAAAATCCAAAAGATATTCTAGATGTAGTTACAAGTTGGGTGGGACCAAAAAATCAAAATCAAGACTTTATTTTTCCTAATACACAAGCTGTAGAGGTGAAGTGTACCACAAAAAATAATCGATATGAGGTTAAAATTAACAATGAATTTCAACTTGATGGCACAGGTTTAAGTGGTTTGTTTTTAGTTGTTTATCAGGTAAAAAGACATAAAATTACTGAAGCTTCATCTTTACCTTCTTTACCTAAAATAATTGAAGAAATTGAAAATTTATTAATCCATGATACGGATGCTAAATTTGAATTTGCAGGGTTATTATTGGAAGTTGGATATTTAGCTGAAGCTGAAATTGAATACTTAGATTTTGGGTTTCAAATAATTAATGAACCTGAAATATATGATGTAAATACAAGGTTTCCAAAATTAGCAAGAGTATCTATTCCTAACTCAATAAAAAAAATTGAGTATAATTTGAATTTACAAGATCAACCAACTCTTGACTTAACTCTTAATAATTTAATAACCTTATAA
- a CDS encoding AIPR family protein, translating to MSFFTTLKSLVEEKLSKDTHLNAESAFSEICSEYLVDSSLISNFQHSQYFKEVVGGRNLKIDGFSLNENETVLSFFVTNFNNSEEGSKINKNDVELIFKQLYRVLNYVIRTNEYNLPKSNILSALNSEFNADIKNNIVKIDFYLFTNNTAVNNKEVDVTKIISKVDNESAIDFNFRIYDIKEFERLHKNNQKLDIDVLDYYDKPINILKPKIGVSSYGTAIAILPAKFLYNIYSDFGGRLLESNVRSFLSTRIKVNKGIKNTLINNPEMFLAYNNGLCVTVSEIILNEDKSVKTFKNFQIVNGGQTTSSIFFATQDAKKLRLNVELEKVNVMAKITEIRRNIDSVKIQSNIAKNSNLQNAVKQSDLSSNEEYLINLHTCSKKFRNPTSNNYYYFERTRGQYQLEKNLSKNEKYFLNLFPSKNKIEKSDLSILFFCAISSKIEPFISVQSAEKRYKIIRDQFESENKKISENYYVNIIGAFIFYKVFKTKYGVGVNAIGRIRKNVVAYSVSLIQEYLLKENKSIDFQEIWNNGGVNIPETVIKEFLLYVNQLLLKNLDDGRLDEACKKRDSWEKIKAKVDWLKLDPITESIPINKIQKFKNNKSSKLNLDSKYKLIVDEINRMISSPSKYVILQKRILNEIETYMKDGMSLYSRRHYRLIKDHFRPNSKLTEYKPKTYNIYLVECQNKNGELINRKFSDLKIHLEELYRVFNEILKDELLKLDQKI from the coding sequence ATGAGTTTTTTTACAACTTTAAAATCTTTAGTAGAAGAGAAATTATCTAAAGATACACATTTAAATGCTGAGTCAGCTTTTAGTGAAATTTGTTCAGAGTATTTGGTAGACTCTTCTCTAATTTCAAATTTTCAACATTCTCAATATTTTAAAGAAGTTGTTGGAGGTAGGAATTTGAAGATTGATGGATTTAGTTTAAATGAAAATGAGACTGTTTTATCTTTCTTCGTTACTAATTTTAATAATTCGGAAGAAGGGAGTAAAATAAACAAGAATGATGTTGAGTTGATTTTCAAACAGTTGTATAGAGTTTTAAATTATGTAATAAGAACCAATGAATATAATCTTCCTAAGTCAAATATCTTATCTGCATTAAACTCAGAGTTTAATGCAGATATTAAAAACAATATTGTAAAGATTGATTTTTATTTATTTACCAATAATACCGCTGTAAATAATAAAGAAGTTGACGTAACTAAAATTATATCTAAAGTCGATAATGAATCGGCTATTGATTTTAATTTTAGAATATATGATATTAAAGAATTTGAAAGATTACATAAAAATAATCAAAAATTAGATATTGACGTTTTAGATTATTATGATAAACCTATAAATATTTTAAAACCTAAGATTGGAGTCTCAAGTTACGGAACTGCGATAGCAATACTACCTGCTAAATTTTTATACAATATTTATAGTGATTTTGGAGGGCGATTATTAGAAAGTAATGTGAGATCGTTTTTATCAACACGAATTAAAGTAAATAAAGGGATAAAAAATACCTTAATAAATAATCCAGAAATGTTTCTAGCATATAATAACGGATTGTGTGTTACTGTTTCTGAAATAATATTAAATGAAGATAAATCTGTTAAAACATTTAAAAATTTTCAAATTGTAAATGGAGGTCAGACGACCTCTTCAATATTTTTTGCAACACAAGATGCTAAAAAGTTAAGACTGAATGTTGAGCTCGAAAAAGTTAATGTAATGGCAAAAATTACAGAAATTCGAAGGAATATAGATTCGGTTAAAATTCAATCAAATATCGCAAAAAATAGTAACCTCCAGAATGCTGTTAAGCAATCAGATTTATCTAGTAATGAAGAGTACTTAATTAATTTACATACTTGTTCCAAAAAATTCAGGAATCCAACCTCGAATAATTATTATTATTTTGAACGAACAAGAGGTCAATATCAGCTGGAGAAGAATTTAAGTAAAAATGAAAAATACTTTTTAAATCTATTTCCAAGTAAAAATAAGATAGAAAAATCTGACTTGTCAATTTTGTTTTTTTGTGCGATAAGTAGCAAAATTGAACCTTTTATTTCAGTACAGAGTGCCGAAAAAAGGTATAAAATTATTCGTGATCAATTCGAGTCCGAGAATAAAAAAATAAGTGAAAACTATTATGTTAATATAATTGGTGCATTTATATTTTATAAGGTATTTAAAACTAAATACGGAGTAGGTGTAAATGCTATAGGTAGAATTAGAAAAAATGTAGTTGCTTATTCAGTTTCATTAATTCAGGAATACTTATTAAAAGAGAATAAGAGCATTGATTTTCAAGAAATATGGAATAATGGAGGGGTAAACATTCCTGAAACTGTTATCAAAGAGTTTTTATTATATGTAAATCAATTGCTACTTAAAAACTTAGATGATGGGCGTCTTGATGAAGCTTGTAAAAAAAGAGATTCTTGGGAAAAAATAAAAGCAAAAGTTGATTGGTTAAAATTAGACCCAATCACTGAGTCAATTCCAATAAATAAAATTCAGAAGTTTAAGAATAATAAATCATCTAAATTAAATTTAGATAGTAAGTATAAGTTAATAGTCGACGAAATAAATAGGATGATTTCCAGCCCTTCAAAATATGTAATACTCCAAAAACGTATTTTAAACGAGATCGAAACTTATATGAAAGATGGAATGTCCTTATATAGTCGTAGACATTACAGGTTAATTAAGGATCATTTTAGACCTAATTCCAAATTAACAGAATATAAACCAAAAACCTATAATATATATCTTGTAGAATGTCAGAATAAAAATGGAGAATTAATAAACAGGAAGTTTTCTGACTTAAAAATACATTTAGAAGAACTTTATCGAGTCTTTAATGAAATATTAAAAGATGAACTTTTAAAGTTAGATCAAAAAATATAA